Within the Marinobacter qingdaonensis genome, the region CGGGATTGCCACGGTGATCCAGAACACCGGCAATCAGGTCGTGATTCAGGACAGCACTCAGGTCAACATTCACATCAATCATTAACCGGAGGTGGACCATGGTGACACGGAGGCTTGGGGTACTTGCTGCCGGCGCCGCCATGCTGTGGTCCACTGCCTTCGCCGGTTCGGTTGCCATCCCCGGGCTGGGTGGCGGGATTCAGGTGGAAGTGGAGAGTTACCAGGCCAAACGGTTCAGCTCGGTGCTGCGCCAGCAATACGATTTCAGTTGTGGATCCGCAGCCCTGGCCTCGCTGTTGTCCTATCACTACGACCACCAGGTCACCGAGATGGAGGTGTTCAACGGCATGTTTGCCCTGGCGGACCCGGACAAGGTGCGCAACGAGGGCTTCTCCATGCTGGACATGAAACGCTACCTGGAGTCCCAGGGCTATCGGGCGGATGGCTTTCGGTTGCCGCTGGAGGGCATTCGGGAACAGGTCCGGCTACCGGTGATCGCGCTGGTGAATCTTGAGGGGTTTCGGCACTTCGTCGTGATCAAGGGCATCAGTGAGCGTGAGGTGTACGTGGGCGATCCGGCGCGAGGCCTGAAGGTCTATTCGCACCGGCAATTCCAGGATTACTGGGACGGTACGGCCTTTGTCATACGCAGCCACGTTGAGCAGGGGCGCAAGGCCTTCGAGATGGATGGCGACTGGGCGCAGTACGTGCGAGCGCCCCTGAACCGAAGCCCGGCTGGGCCTTCTCTGGGTCATACCCTGCCGACCTGGCCCACACCAAGGGAGTGGTAACATGATGATCAAACCCGATGGCAGCGCCGCCCTGGCGCTGACCTTCATGGTCGGGCTGGCGGTGGCGCCGGCGTTGTCGGCGGCGGTGTTTCCGGAACCGGCCCTGAGCGACGAGGAACTGGCGTCACTGCGGGGTGGGTTCGTGCTCGATAACTTCGAAATTCGCATCGGTCTGGAACAGGTGGTGTCCATTGACGGAGAGACGCTCGCGGTCAACCGCCTGACGATCCCGAACCTGAACCGGGCCACCAACGGTGCCAATGTGCCGCACACGGTGGAAACGGTGGTCACCGGTGGGGCTGGCGGACGCGGTGGTCAGACCCTGGTGTCGTCGAAGTCCGACAATGGCGGCTGGCTGACCCTGATCCAGAACAGTATGAACGGGACGGCAATCCAGAACAGTCGGAAGCTGAACATCGAACTGAACAACTTCGGTGCCAGCTTCAACCGGTTGCCTGACAGCATGCGCGACCCAGTGCTGCAACTACTCAATCATCACTAGCGGGGGGCGGCGCAGCAGCGCCGCCCCATTGGCAACTAGAGCGTGATGGGCAGCTTCAGAGTCAATTCACTGCTGGGGGCGTTTTCGGTCACCCCAACGTTGACGGTCAGGTTCAGGGAGGTGTTGGCCGTCAAGCGTTGGGACAGGCCGAAAGCCAGGGAGCCGACCTGAATTCGGTCGAAGTTGGCGTCGGTAATGCCGCTGTCGGCCTGGAAAAAGGTTCTGCCGATGATCGAATGGTCGTAACTCAGACTGAACGAGGTGCGCTCATTGAAAGCGAAGCCCATGCCGAAGCCGAATCGGAAAACGTCCCCTGGGTTGTATTTACCTCCGCTTCGGGTGCCTTCATCCTCCTCGGGAGTCCAGACGTAACTCACGTTACCAAACAGCACCGCTGGGTCAGAGGGGTAGATGAAGGAAAGGCCCGGCTCCAGTGACCAGAAACCGGAGCCGGTGGGCCGTTCCTCGAGTTCGACACCAATGGGGTTGCCCTCGCCGTCTTCTACTATTCGTTGATCGACATCGTAGGGGCCCTTCCCGGTGGGGGCCCTTACCCGAAATACGCCGATCACGTAGGGCCAGCCATCCAGACCGTCGTTCAGCTGATAACGGGCGGACAGCTCTATGTCGCCGAGGCCCTGACCCGAGGACTCGTTCAGAGTATCGACTGGCGTTCCTTCAAAGGCTTCCCGTTCGCGGAGGTCTTCGTGAACACTTAACCAGGGAATCCTGATGTCCGCTTCCAGCCGGCTGGTAAAACCGTATTTGAAGGTCAATGCTCCGACAAAAATATCCCGCTGAATTTCCGAGATGTTGATCAGGCCCACCAGCAGCGCCGGAATGATGGTGTAGCCCTCAATGGCGACCCGGGTGGCGTTGCTGTGGGCATGGGAAATCGAGGGTTCGATGGTGAGCCGCCCCGGCCGGGTGACGATGCCCCGGTCGGTGGTAATGGAGGCAATGTCGGTTACCTGCTCTTTCTTCGCTTCGGCGTCTGCGGCCGTGGTCTCGCTACTGCCGGAGGAGGGGGCTTGCGCCCAACCCAGAGCGGGTGCCAGGCAAACGCTGGCGAACAACGGAAAGAGTCCTGGTTTGGTCATGGCAGATCTCCCTTCTGATGCTGGCCCTGCCGGTCCTGTCCGGACTGTGGGCCGGTGTTGTACTTGTCCATAAGCCGATAGAACGACACGCGAGAAATCTTGAGGATTCGGGCCGCGGCCGAGATGTTGTGGTGGGCCAGAGCCAGGCTGCAGGACAGCGCCTGCCGGTCGGCCCGGGCCCGGAATTCCTCCAGGCTGAGGTTGGAGGTGGTGGCGTCGGTGGTCAGCCCGGCGGGGCTCAACCCCAGATCGTCCGGTTCGATGGCGTCCTGGTCGCACAGCAGCAGCCCCTGGCGCAGCCGGTTTTGCAGCTCCCGGAAATTGCCGGGCCAGGAATGATTGACCAGGCTCTTGATCGCCGCTTCGCTCAGGGGTTTCTGCTCGCCCCCGAGGGCCGAGGCCGCCAACAGGGTTTCGGCCAGGGCGGGAATGTCTTCCCGGCGTTCCTTCAGCGGCGGCAGTTTGACCTCCAGGCCGCCGAGCCGGTAGTAGACGTCGCTGCGGAACTGGCCTTCACTGATCAGGTCGGTCAGCGGCTGACTGGTGGTGGTGATGATGCGGCTGTCGATCCGAATGGGTTCGCTGCCGCCCAGTCGCTCGATTTGCCCTTCCTGCAGGAATCGGAGGATGGCCGACTGCTGCTCGAGATTGAGCTCATCGATGGAGGCCAATATGAGCGAGCCGCCGTTGGCCTGCTCCAGACGTCCCGGGTGGGCGCTGAGGGCATGGGTGAAGGCGCCCTTTTCGTAGCCGAACAGCTCGCTCTGGGTCAGCGAGTCGGGCAGGGCGGCGCAGTTGACCGTCACCAGGGGCCCGGCGGCCCGGGTCGAATGTTCGTGAATGAACCGGGCCGCGGCGTCCTTGCCGGTGCCACTCTCGCCGGTGATCAGCACCGGTTCGCCGGTCACCGAGAACCGCCGAAGCAGGCTGCGCACCTGGCGGATGGCGAGGGAATTGCCCTCCAGTACCAGGCTCTGGTAATCGTCCCGGGGCAGGCCGCCGCTGGATTCGCGAATGCTGGCCATGCCCCACAGGTGGCCCAGCACCGTATCGATGCGTTCGTGGTTCACCGGCAGGGTGTGGAAGTCGGAGCAGTAGCGGGTGATCAACTGGGCCGTTCGGGTTCCGGTCACAGGCCGGTGCGGAACGATGCCGACCCAGTAACTCAGGCTCAGCGCCTCCAGCCATTGTTCGAGCCAGGGCAGGTCGTCCGCCGCCGGCCGGGTGAGATCCAGAACGCCGACCTTGGCGGCCCTCGGGGGTGACAGAAGAATGGGCACCGGCTTTTCCGGGTTGTAGTCCAGCAGGTCCCAGCGGGAACCCAGCGCCGTGCGAACGTTGCTATAGCGGTGTGCCGCTGACAACCAGACGAGCGGTCTCTTTTCCATCATGGCAAACCTCCGTGAGAGTGATGCCTGGGAAACGGGACTGCTAGTTGTGCAGGGAAGTCCGGTAAGCCGGTAAGGCAAGTGGTCCGGTCACGGTCCTGTGACCCGTCACAACGGCCAGATGTCGGTCTGGCGTTTCCAACCCCGTATTCAGGATGTATGCCATATTTGGTTTCGATTGCGCTTTCAGGTGCTTGCAAGATCCGGCTGGAGATGGATTCGTACTACTGTAAAAATCACCGACAGTGGCTCCCGCAGCCGCCGGTGAGCGCATCTGATATGCTGAACGAAAAACCGGAAGGCTAAGGGCTTATGGGCGACATGCAACCTCTTCATCTGGCACGAATAACACCGGACGACCTGTTACGGGAGCTGGAACGAACCCGTGAGCGCACCCGGGCGCTGATCACCGCCCTGCCGGAAGACAAGCTGGATGTGCCCTACCACCCGGGTGTAAACCCGCCGCTGTGGGAAATGGGGCACGCCGCCTTTTTCTACGAGGTGTTCGTGTTCAATTTACTTGATGGAACACCCAGCTTTGACCCCGCCATGGACGATCTCTGGGACTCTTTTCACGTCGATCATCGCGATCGCTGGAACCGGGATCTGTTTCCCGCCCGGGCCGAGACCCTGGCGTATTTCGACACCATTTACGATCGGGTGGCCGACCGTATCCGTTCCCAGCCAGTGGACGACCGGACCCTGTATCTGAATCGATACGGCATTTTCCACCAGAACATGCATATTGAATCCTTGATTTGGTGCCGGCAGACCGTGGGCTATCCGGCCCCGCCCGACGCCGATGGCGCTCGCCCGGCGCCCGGTGCCCCTGTCGGTGGTGATGCCGAGATTCCCGCCGGGCGCTGGGTCATCGGCATGCCTGGGGCATCGGAGGCCTACGCAGATGCCGACTTTGCGTTTGATAACGAAAAGCCCCGGTTCGAGGTTGAGCTCGATGGCTTCGCCATTTCCCGCGAGCCGGTGTCCAACGATCAATTCCGCGCCTTCGTGGAGGACGGCGGTTATGACAAACCGGAGTTCTGGTCGTTTGGCGGTCGCAAGTGGCTGCGCACCGAAACCGACGTGTCACTGGTGCACGGCGGCCAGCACCGGGACCTGAAGGCCCCCAAGCATCCCCTGTACTGGCGCTGGCATGAGAACCAGTGGCAGCAGCGCTGGTTCGACCGGTGGCTGCCCCTGAATGGCGAGGCGCCGGTGGTCCACCTCAGCTATTGGGAGGCCGAGGCCTACTGCAATTGGGCCGGCCGCCGGCTGCCGACGGAATACGAGTGGGAGGTGGCGGCCCTGGGGAACCGGCCGGGTGAGGCGTTTCGCCGTTTCCCCTGGGGTAACCAGTCGCCCGATCGGCAGTTGGCGGACCTGGATGGTCAGGGCCTGGGACGCTACCCGGTGTACGACTTCCCGCAGGCGGATTCGCCGTTCGGCTGCCGGCAGATGATCGGCGGTGTCTGGGAATGGACCAGCAGTCAGTTCTTCCCCTACGACGGCTTCAAGGTGGATATGTACCCGTTCATGTCGACCCTGCAGTTCGGGGATCACAAGGTGACCCGGGGCGGCAGCTGCGCCACGTCGTCCTGCCTGATTCGAGGCACCTACCGCCAGGCCTACCTGCCCGAGCGCAACGACGCCTTCACCGGTTTCAGGACCTGCGCACGCTGACGCTGGCGGCCCGGTTCAGTCTGGCTGCTCGTCCGCCCGGTTCATGATGTGGCTGGCCAGGGCCACCCCGGTCTCGTTCATGGTCAGGTAGGCATCGTTAGCGCCGGCCTCGCGGATCTGGTGGGCCTCGTCCGCGTACATGGTGTGGGCCACGATGTAACCGCGAAAGCCCAGCTTTCTCAGCATGCGGGCGGCGATCAGCTTGGCCTCGATATCGCCCAGGGCCAGGATTACCGAATGCACCTCCGGCATGTGCAGGCCGTTCCAGAAGGACGCGTCCTCGGCGTCGGCAAACACCACGTTGCGTCCCTCCCGTTGATGCTTGGCGGCCTTTGCCGGGTCGGAATCCAGGCCCATGAGTTCCGCTTCCTGGGGCTGGATCCAGTCGTAGGCCGCGGTGCCGGTCCGGCCCATGCCCATGATCAGGACCCGGGTATTGCCGAGGGAGAGCGGCTGTTCGTCCGGGTGGTGCCTCTGGCCCTCATAGCGGCTCAAGCCAGAGCCATAACGCTCGTAAATCACGTGGGCGAAGCGGTTCAAGGGGGCGGAAATCAGGAACGACAGGGCGACGGAGATGGCCAGGGGCACCAGCCAGTCGGGCAGGGCCACGCTGGCCACGATCAGGCCGAACTCGCTGTAGTTGGTCAGCGCCAGGGCACTGAGAAAACCGCTGCGGGCCCGGAGCCGGAACAGCAGCAGCAGGAAGAAGAACAGGATGCCCTTGAGCGGCAGCACCAGGGTCGCGATCAGGGCGAAGACCATGGCTTCGTTGTCGGGCAGGCCACCAATGCCGATCTGCAGGAAGAAGCCGACCAGGAAGACTTCCTTGACGCTCCACAGCGACTTCGACAGCTCCTGGGAGCGCGGGTGCTTGGCCAGCATGGCGCCAAACACCAGCGCCCCCAGCTCCGAACTCAGGCCCACCGACTCGAAGCCAAAACCGCCCAGCACCAGGGCCGCCAGCAGGCCCAGTAGCACCAGCAGTTCGTCATGGCCGCTGGCATCCAGCAGCCGGAACAGCAGGGGCCGCAGCAGGGGCAGGCCGAACACCACCAGTGCCCAGTGGGACGGGGTCTGGCCGGCGGCGAGACTCATCACCACCAGCGCGATCAGATCCTGCATGATCAGGATGCCGATGGCGACCCGGCCGTGGAAGGCCCGCAGTTCGCGTTTGCTTTCCAGCACCTTGGCCGCCAGCACCGTGGAGGAAAATGACAGGGCGACCGCCAGCATCAGCGCGGTCGGCCAGGCCAGGTCCATGAGCAGGTAGAGTCCGGGGGTGAAAATGGCGCAGGTAATGCCGAAGTGCAGCAGGCTGCCGCCAATGACTTCTGGGCTGACAATGGATTTCAGCTTCAGTTTGAGACCGACGGTGAACAGCAGCAGCAGGACGCCCAGGTGGGCGATGTGGTTCAGGGCGTCGGTGGCCTCAATGGCCAGCCCGGTGACCGCGGACACGCTGCTGAGCAGGAAGCCGGCCGCCAGGTAGCCCACCAGGGGCGGCAAGCCGAGGCTCCTGACCAGCAGGCCAAGAGCGAAGGCAAAAGAAATCCAGAGAGCTTCAGGCATGGGGCGGTTTGTCTTGAAACACCATCGTTGTCTGAAAGGCTAGCGCGTTTTGCCCGCCCGGTGTAGTCGATAAACGTGGAAACTCACTGACTTTTCTGGGAAATCGGGGTTAGTCCGAGGTCGCCAGAAAGATCCGGAACAGCTGCGCCGAGCGTTCCGGCGCCTCCAGCATGGGCGCGTGGCCGATGCCGTCCAGCAGTTCCAGGCGGGCGTCGGGGATGGCCTCGACGAACAGCGCACCGTTGCGATAATCGATGATCCGGTCCTGCTTGCCCCAGACCACCAGCACCGGATCCTGGATCCGGGTGATCTGCTGCCGGAACGCCGGTTCAAAGCCGCTGTCGCGAATGGCGGCGAAGATCACCCGGTTGATGTCCTGATTGGCGATGGCCTTGTCTTCGAGCACCCCGAGAATGGGCCAGGGGACAAACGGCTCCTCCTCCAGGGCGAAGTCCATCAGACGCTTCAAATCGCCCGGCTTCGAGGGGATCAGGGGGTTGTCGCCCTCGCGGACCAGGTCGACCAGCTCGCTCTCGTGCTCGAAGATGCCGGCCGGATCGAACAGCACGGCCGTCTTGATGCGTTCGGGGTAACGGGCGGCGAAGAGCGCGGTGATGGCCCCACCCATGGAGTTGCCCATCATGTGGAACCGGTCGATGCCGAGCGCGGTCAGGATACCGGCCAGATGCTCGGTCTGCTCGTCCAGGGTGTAGCCCAGATCCAGCGGTTTGCTGCTGTCGCCGTGCCCCGGCAGGTCGATGGCATAAACGTTGAAGTCGTCGGTCAGTTGATCGGCAAGGCGGGTCCAGTTGTCCTTGTTGGCGCCGAAACCGTGCACCATCACGATGGTGTCGCCCGGATTCGCCTCGGCATTGCGCAGGTAGGCGATGTCCAGGTCACCGACCCGGGTGGTGGTGGCTTCCAGACCGGAGCTGGAGCGCTCCAGCTGGATCGCGGCCTCATACAGGCCCTGGCGGGAGCAGGCGCTGACCAGCGCCGCGACAAGGACGACAACGAGCAGTTGGAACCGGGGACGGCGTGGCATGGCGGCATTCCTGAGCAGTGAACGGGGTGGGTCTCGAGATCAGGCTGCTACCCTAGCCCAAAAAAAAGCCCGGTCAATGACCGGGCTTGGATTCCGTGGACTGGCTCAGCCTTGTTCGCGGCTAATGGCCCGAAATGCAATGTCCTTGCGGCAGAACACGCCGTCCCACTGGATTTGGCTGGCCAGCCGATAGGCCCGTTGCTGGGCCTCGGTGACCGTATTGCCCAGGGCAGTGGCGCAGAGTACCCGGCCGCCGTTGGTGACCACCTGGTCGCCATTCAGGCGAGTGCCGGCGTGGAACACCTTCTCGCCCTCGGTTTCGGCCTCGGGCAGGCCGGTAATGGCGTCACCCTTGTTGTAGGCGCCGGGGTAGCCGCCGGCGGCCAGTACGATGCCCACCGAGGCGCGGTCGTCCCACTGCGACTGGCACTGGTCCAGCTTGCCATCGATGGCGGCGCCGCACAGTTCGACCAGATCGGACTGCATGCGCAGCATGATGGGCTGGGTTTCCGGGTCGCCGAACCGGCAGTTGAACTCGATCACTTTCGGGGCGCCGCTGCCATCGATCATCAGGCCAGCGTACAGGAAGCCTTTGTAGGGATGGCCCTCGGCGGCCATGCCGCGCACGGTCGGGTAGATCACCTCGTCCATGATCCGCTGGTGCACGTCCGCGGTCACCACCGGCGCCGGGGAATAGGCGCCCATGCCACCGGTGTTCGGGCCGGTGTCGCCATCGCCCACGCGCTTGTGGTCCTGGGACGTGGCCATGGGCAGCACATGCTCGCCGTCCACCATGACGATGAAGCTGGCTTCCTCGCCGTCGAGGAACTCCTCGATGACCACGCGGCTGCCCGCGTCGCCGAAGGCATTGCCGGCCAGCATGTCGCGGATGGCGTCCTCCGCCTCGGCCAGGGTCATGGCCACGATTACGCCCTTGCCAGCAGCCAGGCCGTCGGCCTTGACCACGATGGGGGCGCCCTGTTCACGGACATAGGCCAGGGCCTGATCAACGTCGGTGAAGTTGGCGTAGGCCGCGGTCGGGATCTTCTGGCGCGCCAGGAAGTCCTTGGTGAAAGCCTTGGAGCCTTCCAGTTGGGCCGCGCCGGCGCTGGGGCCGAACACCCGCAGGCCACGCTCCTCGAAGCGGTCGACGATGCCGGCCACCAGTGGCGCTTCCGGGCCGACGATGGTCAGACCCACGTCGTGGGTGGCGGCAAAGTCGGCCAGGCCGTCCAGGTCCATGACGTCGATGTCGACGTTTTCCAGACCCGGTTCCCGGGCGGTGCCGGCGTTACCGGGGGCGACGAAGACACGGTCGGCGTCCGGAGACTGTGCCGCTTTCCAGGCCAGGGCGTGCTCACGGCCGCCGTTGCCGATTACAAGAATGTTCATGTCAGTAATCCTCAGACGGGTCCCGAATCAGTGGCGGAAATGGCGCATGCCGGTGAATACCATGGCGATGCCGTGTTCGTTGGCGGCGTCGATCACTTCCTGGTCACGCATCGAGCCACCGGGCTGGATCACCGCGGTGATGCCGGCCTGGGCGGCGGCGTCGATGCCGTCCCGGAACGGGAAGAAGGCGTCCGACGCCATCACCGAACCTTTCACCTCCAGGTTTTCGTCGGCGGCCTTGATGCCGGCAATCTTGGCGCTGTAGACCCGGCTCATCTGGCCGGCACCGACGCCGATGGTGCGACCGGCCTTGGCGTAGACGATGGCGTTGGACTTGACGTACTTGGCCACTTCCCAGGCGAACAGCAGGTCGTTCAGCTCTTCCTCAGAGGGCTGGCGTTCGGTGACCACCTTGACGTCTGCCATGGCCACCATGCCCAGGTCCCGGTCCTGGACCAGCAGGCCACCGGTGACCCGCTTGTAATCCATCGACGGGGCGCGTTCGCCGTTGAAGTCACCGCAGGCCAGCAGGCGCACGTTCTTCTTGGCGGCCACCAGTTCCACGGCGTCGGCCGCCACGCTCGGCGCGATGATGACTTCGACAAACTGGCGATCGATGATGGCCTTGGCGGTCTCGGCGTCCAGTTCCCGGTTGAAGGCGATGATGCCGCCGAACGCCGAGGTCGGGTCGGTGGCGAAGGCCAGGTCATAGGCCTGGCGGATGTCCGCGCCAATGGCGACACCGCAGGGGTTGGCGTGCTTGACGATGACGCAGGCCGGATCGGCGAAGGGCTTCACGCATTCCAGGGCGGCGTCGGTGTCGGCCACGTTGTTGTAGGACAGTTCCTTGCCCTGCAGCTGCTTGGCGGTGGCGACGCAGGCTTCCTTCGGGTTGCGCTCGGCATAGAAGGCGGCGCGCTGGTGCGGGTTTTCGCCGTAACGCATGTCCTGCACCTTGACGAACTGGGCGTTGAAGGTGCGGGGGAAGTCGGCGTTGTCGTTGTCCGGGGTACGGCCACCCAGGTAGTTGGCGATGGCACCGTCGTAGCCGGCGGTGTGCTCGAAGGCTTTCACGGCCAGGTCAAAACGGGTGCTGTAGGTCAGTTGGCCGTCGTTGTCGGCGAGCTCGTTCAGTACCCGGCTGTAGTCGGAGGCGTTAACCACAATGGCCACGTCATTGTGGTTCTTGGCCGCGGCCCGGACCATGGTCGGGCCGCCAATGTCGATGTTCTCGATGGCCGTGGCCAGGTCACAATCCGGGTTGGCCACGGTTTCCTCGAACGGGTAGAGGTTGACCACCACCATATCGATCGGGTTGATGCCGTGCTCACCCATCACCGTGTCGTCGGTGCCGCGACGGCCGAGGATGCCGCCGTGGATCTTCGGATGCAGGGTCTTAACCCGGCCATCCATCATTTCCGGAAAGCCGGTGTAATCGGACACTTCGGTTACCGGTACCTGGTTTTCCTTCAGGAGCCGGAAGGTGCCTCCGGTGGACAGCAGTTCAATGCCACGCTCGCTGAGGGCGCGACCAAATTCGACGATGCCGGTCTTGTCACTGACGCTGATCAGTGCCCGACGGACGGGGGAATTAGCCTGGTTTGCCATGAGTCACTTTCTTTGCTGGGGATGAACGAATAAGGGCCTCGCGAATGGTTCCGGGAGGCCCTTATCAAGTCAGGGTGTCTGGATTATAGCAGACCGTATTGCTTCAGCTTCTTACGCAGGGTGCCGCGGTTCAGGCCAAGCATGGTCGAGGCTTTGGTCTGGTTGTTGCGGGTGTACTTCATCACCTGCTCCAGCAGCGGCGCTTCGACCTCGGACAGCACCAGCTGGTACACCTCGGTGACCGGCGCGCCGTCCAGTTGCGCGAAGTAGTTCTTGAGGGCGACCTCGACGCTGTCACGCAGGGTGACGCTGTTGCCACTCCCGTTCACCGTCTGCAACTGGTGAATGTCCTCGTTGGTCGGGGTGCTCAGGTTATCGTTTGCCAAAGTCTCAGCGGTCATGCTGCGAATACCTCTCCATTTCGTAAGCCTGCAAAGTACTGTTGAATGCTGTCTGTCTGCTCCAGTGCCTCGTCGATGGCATTGAAGCGTTTGCGGAACTGTTTGCTCTGGTCGTGGGACTGCAGGTACCAGCCCACGTGTTTTCTGGCGATGCGCACACCCATGGTCTCGCCGTAGAAGCTGTGCAGTTCGGCCAGGTGGCCGAGCAGGATCTGCTCCACTTCGGTCATCGGCGGGGCCGGCAGATGCTGTCCGGTCTCCAGGTAATGGAGAATTTCCCGGAAAATCCACGGCCGCCCCTGGGCGCCCCGGCCGATCAGCAGGCCGTCGGCACCGGTGTGTCGAAGTACCTGTTGGGCCTTTTCCGGGGTGGTGATGTCGCCATTGGCGAACACCGGAATCCGGACCTGGGATTTGACCTCGGCGATGGTGTCGTACTCGGCGTCGCCATTGTATTTGTCTGCTCGGGTCCGACCGTGGACCGCCAACGCCTGTATGCCGGCATCTTCCGCCATCCGGGCAATGATGGGGGCGTTCTTGTTGTCCCGGTCCCAGCCGGTGCGCATCTTCAGGGTCACCGGAATGTCCACCGCGCTGACCACCGCGTTCAGGATCTCGCCGACCAGCTTCTCATCCTTCATCAGCGCCGAGCCGGCGGCCTTGTTACAGACCTTCTTGGCCGGGCAGCCCATGTTGATGTCGATGATCTGGGCGCCGAACTCGGCGTTCTGCCGGGCGGCATCGGCCAGCATGTCCGGATCGCCGCCGGCGATCTGCACCGAGCGCGGCTCCGGTTCACCGTCGTGGTTGAGTCGACTCCGGGATTTGCGCGTGTGCCAGAGCTTGCTGTCCGCTATGACCATTTCTGACACCGCCAGGCCCGCCCCCAGTCGCCGGCACAACAGCCGGAAGGGGCGATCGGTCACGCCCGCCATGGGCGCCACAATAAGCGGGTTGGGCAAGGTGTACGGCCCGATTTTTGCCGTTGGCAGCATGATCTGAGTCCGTGTCACAGCGAATTGAGCAAGGGTCGGATTCGTCGGTCTGATCAATAAGTGACCGATCGAGGTTCCGAAGGGCGCTAATGATACCGTCGGGTGCGGCCTGATTGAAGGGGCTGGATCGCGAAAAAACTGATTATTTTTCGTGCTTTCTGGTTGACTTTTGTTCTCTTTGATGACGGTCGACGCCCTGTGTCGAGTGAAGACTCGCTTACGGGGTCAGGGCGTGTACGGGCGAAAGTTCAGGTTGTAATTGACCGCATCCTTGCCGGGGTCGCGGATGTCGATGGCAATGCGGACCGGGGTACCCTTGGGCATGGCGGTCAGCTCGCGGCCGTCACCGGCCAGGTACTCGTCCGGGGTGAAAACGCTCTGGGCGACCACGTCGCCGTTCAGGTTGGAGAAGGTCAGGGCAATGGCCGGGAAGGGCTGCTCGAAATCGGCGCGGTTGATGATGACCGCATCGACCACCAGCTGGCTCCGGTTTTCCGGGTCGGTGCGCACCACCAGCTTGCGGCTCTGGATGGCATCGACATTGACCAGGGGCTTGAGTTCACAGCCAGCCAGTTCGCAGCCTTGCTCGTAGAACGGGCGCAGTTCCGGGATGGCGGAGAGCCGATCGAACTGGAACCAGGTTACCTGGGCGACCAGGACGCCGACCAGGGTCAGGACCACCAGGGTCCAGGCCAGGGTACGCCACCGGCCCGAGCCGCCGTCGTCCACCGACACCGGTTCCCGGCGCAGATCCTCGAACGGCAGGGTCGCGGCCATGGGCTCGCCCGGCTGATCGCCCTGGTGGTCAAAGTCGTACCGGGTGTCACTGCTGAACGACTCGTACAGCTGGTCGTCGGTCGCCTCGGTGGCCGTGCTCCGGTCGGTGGCGGAGGTGGGGGTCAGCTCCAGATCCGGCGCCGGTTCGGGGGCCGGCTCGGGTTCTGGTTCAGGCTCGGCGGTAACGGAGCTGGGGTCCGGCTCGGGCGATGCCGGTTCGGACGGCAGCGCCGAGGCATCCGAGCGTTTGGTGTCCTGCAGGATGGCTTCGGCCCAGCTTTCGTCAATGTCCCGGTCCGGGCGCTCCACCTCGGTGTCCCGGAATTCCGGCTGGCTGTCGCCGCCCATGCTGCGGAAGCTGTCGCTCAGTTCGTCGTCGGAGAAGGTCAGCTTGCTGCCGGCGTAGGGGCCCTCGGCGGCATCTTCTTCCGGATTGTCGGCGAACACAAAATCGTCGTCCGCGCCATGCCCACCCGGGGTCGGATCGGCCGCCGGGACGGACCGGGCCCTCGGGCTAG harbors:
- the purH gene encoding bifunctional phosphoribosylaminoimidazolecarboxamide formyltransferase/IMP cyclohydrolase is translated as MANQANSPVRRALISVSDKTGIVEFGRALSERGIELLSTGGTFRLLKENQVPVTEVSDYTGFPEMMDGRVKTLHPKIHGGILGRRGTDDTVMGEHGINPIDMVVVNLYPFEETVANPDCDLATAIENIDIGGPTMVRAAAKNHNDVAIVVNASDYSRVLNELADNDGQLTYSTRFDLAVKAFEHTAGYDGAIANYLGGRTPDNDNADFPRTFNAQFVKVQDMRYGENPHQRAAFYAERNPKEACVATAKQLQGKELSYNNVADTDAALECVKPFADPACVIVKHANPCGVAIGADIRQAYDLAFATDPTSAFGGIIAFNRELDAETAKAIIDRQFVEVIIAPSVAADAVELVAAKKNVRLLACGDFNGERAPSMDYKRVTGGLLVQDRDLGMVAMADVKVVTERQPSEEELNDLLFAWEVAKYVKSNAIVYAKAGRTIGVGAGQMSRVYSAKIAGIKAADENLEVKGSVMASDAFFPFRDGIDAAAQAGITAVIQPGGSMRDQEVIDAANEHGIAMVFTGMRHFRH
- the dusB gene encoding tRNA dihydrouridine synthase DusB, which codes for MLPTAKIGPYTLPNPLIVAPMAGVTDRPFRLLCRRLGAGLAVSEMVIADSKLWHTRKSRSRLNHDGEPEPRSVQIAGGDPDMLADAARQNAEFGAQIIDINMGCPAKKVCNKAAGSALMKDEKLVGEILNAVVSAVDIPVTLKMRTGWDRDNKNAPIIARMAEDAGIQALAVHGRTRADKYNGDAEYDTIAEVKSQVRIPVFANGDITTPEKAQQVLRHTGADGLLIGRGAQGRPWIFREILHYLETGQHLPAPPMTEVEQILLGHLAELHSFYGETMGVRIARKHVGWYLQSHDQSKQFRKRFNAIDEALEQTDSIQQYFAGLRNGEVFAA
- the fis gene encoding DNA-binding transcriptional regulator Fis, whose protein sequence is MTAETLANDNLSTPTNEDIHQLQTVNGSGNSVTLRDSVEVALKNYFAQLDGAPVTEVYQLVLSEVEAPLLEQVMKYTRNNQTKASTMLGLNRGTLRKKLKQYGLL
- the purD gene encoding phosphoribosylamine--glycine ligase yields the protein MNILVIGNGGREHALAWKAAQSPDADRVFVAPGNAGTAREPGLENVDIDVMDLDGLADFAATHDVGLTIVGPEAPLVAGIVDRFEERGLRVFGPSAGAAQLEGSKAFTKDFLARQKIPTAAYANFTDVDQALAYVREQGAPIVVKADGLAAGKGVIVAMTLAEAEDAIRDMLAGNAFGDAGSRVVIEEFLDGEEASFIVMVDGEHVLPMATSQDHKRVGDGDTGPNTGGMGAYSPAPVVTADVHQRIMDEVIYPTVRGMAAEGHPYKGFLYAGLMIDGSGAPKVIEFNCRFGDPETQPIMLRMQSDLVELCGAAIDGKLDQCQSQWDDRASVGIVLAAGGYPGAYNKGDAITGLPEAETEGEKVFHAGTRLNGDQVVTNGGRVLCATALGNTVTEAQQRAYRLASQIQWDGVFCRKDIAFRAISREQG
- a CDS encoding alpha/beta fold hydrolase — encoded protein: MPRRPRFQLLVVVLVAALVSACSRQGLYEAAIQLERSSSGLEATTTRVGDLDIAYLRNAEANPGDTIVMVHGFGANKDNWTRLADQLTDDFNVYAIDLPGHGDSSKPLDLGYTLDEQTEHLAGILTALGIDRFHMMGNSMGGAITALFAARYPERIKTAVLFDPAGIFEHESELVDLVREGDNPLIPSKPGDLKRLMDFALEEEPFVPWPILGVLEDKAIANQDINRVIFAAIRDSGFEPAFRQQITRIQDPVLVVWGKQDRIIDYRNGALFVEAIPDARLELLDGIGHAPMLEAPERSAQLFRIFLATSD